In Aedes albopictus strain Foshan chromosome 3, AalbF5, whole genome shotgun sequence, the genomic window GTTTTAGTTCCTTTACCAGAACAAAGTGAGTAAGCTAAGGGCGGGGGAGAGACAGATATTAGTTAACTTCCAACAAATCCGTTTGTCAGTGGATTCACTCACCTTTCGAGCCAAATGCTTGAAATCCTCCGTATTGGTGATTCGTCCGGTCTGACATGAATCCTTCCGATATGCCCCCAAATGCTGTACAATTACGCCGGCAATTTCGCCGCGGAACTTCTCCTTAATCTTGCGAGCCTCGTCGCTATTGAGATCCAGTCGGTCGGACTTTTTCCGCTTGCCAATCTTGGACGATCCCAGCGACGAGGCCGATGCCACCGAAGACGATCCACCAAACGATGAACTTTCGCCCAGTTTTGCGGCCCGCTTCTTACCCAGCCGTTGCTTGACCTTTTGCCACTCTTCGTACGGGGAGATCTTTTTCTTCTTGGTCAGAATGTCCAACTCATCCACGATGCACTTGTCGTCGACGATTTTGTGCGACACGACCAGATCGTCGTCGATAAGGGAACTATCCGCAGCGCTTCGGTCCAGCGCGTCCCCGGAAAAGGACCCACTGAAGGGACTATCGGATAGCGACTTGTCCAGCATGCTTCGCGCTCGCAACCGTTTGGCTTCCTCTTTCCGCCGCCGGAGCTTCTCTTTGGTTTCTTTGTAGCGCTTCATCTCCAACTGGCCGTACAGCTTATCCTCCTCCGTTCGGGGCTGTGAATAATTAGAAAATTGTTAACTAGCTAGAAGAGCAAGCAAACCCTACGTTACTTACACTGATGATCTTCTCCTGGACGAGCCTGTTGCTGTGCTTGCGCTTGCGGTGTTGCATCATCTCTTCCGCCGTCTTTTCGAACGATTCACTACCGAACAGTTTTTCGCCGCTGCTGCTGGCCTGGGGAGACGAGTCACCGGCTTCCAGATCCCGGATCGTTTTCGACAGCTCGTCGTTCATGTCATCCGGTTTGGCGAGGACGTCATCTGCGGAAAGGTAAAGGATTGTTTGTCATTGTGCaacatttggtggggcaatgcgAGCGCAAGTCGATCAAAAGCCAATAGTAAGGAAGGGTTATGGCTGGATAGTGGAATATGCGAACTCCATGGAATGGGTATAATCGACTACCTGGAAGGAGCGTCCAATACAACTCTGGTCATCACAAATTGAAGCACAACAGGCAAAgatattcatttcatttatttagcgttacattacaatcataataaaactgaatcaacaattcttcgccACAACACTCGTTTCATGGCTGCAGTTGTTCATCCTCGGCTGCGTCCCACacttgccagatcgttctgcacctggtccgcccatctcgcccgctgccctccaggtcttcttggaccatccggatctcttgcgaactCCAGCT contains:
- the LOC134290875 gene encoding probable histone-lysine N-methyltransferase CG1716 — encoded protein: MNDVLAKPDDMNDELSKTIRDLEAGDSSPQASSSGEKLFGSESFEKTAEEMMQHRKRKHSNRLVQEKIISPRTEEDKLYGQLEMKRYKETKEKLRRRKEEAKRLRARSMLDKSLSDSPFSGSFSGDALDRSAADSSLIDDDLVVSHKIVDDKCIVDELDILTKKKKISPYEEWQKVKQRLGKKRAAKLGESSSFGGSSSVASASSLGSSKIGKRKKSDRLDLNSDEARKIKEKFRGEIAGVIVQHLGAYRKDSCQTGRITNTEDFKHLARKVSESTDKRICWKLTNICLSPALSLLTLFW